In Miscanthus floridulus cultivar M001 chromosome 8, ASM1932011v1, whole genome shotgun sequence, the sequence ctagccagttacaattgccataggtggccggataaggattcctattctaaccaaccagggtcttgcttgatcgccaaatctgtcttgactccttgcgcgggactccgaataggttagccgggccgcgcgtcgtcttttggtggaccgagccctctgatccgggccagcccaagcctagtcgtatgggtataggggttaatacccccacaccagcGGAGTCCAAGGTAGCCTGCTACCACCCAGGGCCAGGAGGCGGCCAGCACTCATCGACCTTGCCACAGCGTAAACAACAAACTGATCCTCCAATCCTGCTGCAGCCTGAAATGATCGATAATTAAGCTACCTTCGTCGTCGTCCACCATGTCGCGTTTCGACGACGACATGGAGTTCGACTCCAGCATTTTGGAGCTCGAGCTGATGATGGGGAGGGCCTTCCTGTCCCGTGCCGAGGCATGGATCGACTACTTCAGGAGAGTCGCGGCGTATGCCGAGGGCGTCCTTGACGGCTTCGAGCGCCACCGCCGCGAGTCCGAGGACAACCATCAGGCCCAGACATCGACGGCGCACGCGCGCAGGGCGCTGAGGTACTTGACCCTTCAAAATCCAGCCTTGGTCCGGTGCGCCGCAGCCAGGGACGTGCGGAGGGTGCTCACGCACGTCCAAACGGTGGTCCGGAGGCCGTGTTCCGACAGACGACCTCGCTGATGTACGACCCCCGGGTGGGTGATGGGCTGGGACAGCGacgtggaggtggcggtggagctGCTGTTGGGCCAGCGCGACCAGCGGGACATGCAGGTGCTGGCCGTCACGGGCACTGCCGGTGTGGGCAAGACCACCCTCGGCAGGATGGTGTTCAACGATGCCAGAGTGCAGGAGAAAATGACGGCGCGAAGAAAAAATGGCGCAGGGAGAAGGATACGCGGAGCCAGAGGAGCGCGTCACTTTATGCGGATTGGGTCGGTTTTTTCTAAGTGCGTAAATTTTAGGAGGAatgattaggagttgttggagagggggGGTTTTCTCATCTTTTTTAAAACCAAGGATTAGGAATGGATTTAGGAAACTCTCGAAGATGCTCTAAAAGTTTTGTACACTTTGCTTGCCCTTGCAGGTGTTGATGTACAAGTTTGGCAAGATAAGACACTTATGAACAACTTCGCATTATTATATTCGAGCATTTTGCAGGTCGGACTGGGCTCGGGTCAGATTGAAAAAGGCATGACTGTTTGAGGCCAAAATAGTCCCACGGATGACCCACTGCTCAAGAAGGGCCTGATTTTTCAGGCCATGCTAAAATAATATATAGTGTACACTAGCTAAAATAAATATCTTGGTCCAGGCTCGGGCCAAGAAAAAACTTTCTAGGAAGTGGGATCTATGTCCAGGTCTTGTCCATTAAAGCTCGTGGCGGGCCAAAACTCATTGGGCTCGGGCCTGGCCAGGTTAGGCTCAATTTGTTCGGGTCCACGCATTAAGTGTTGTTTGGGTAGAAATTCCCCAAAACGAGATCTagatccaattttttttttttgccaaatgcTTCTAGCTCCACCAACTCCGCCGTGGATTTGATCTACCAAAGGGTGGATCTGGCCGTAGAATCACCAAATTGGTAGAGCTACTCAAGGGGTGCTCCAACAAATTCAAGTTTCGTGAAGTTAGAAAAAATTACCCACCATACCACTGATTATACAAATAAAATGTTTCATTCAATTTTTTCTCCTCTTCCTCATCGCGCTCGTCTGCCCGCCTATCAACAGCCACCGCGTCGTTCCTCGCTGGCAGCCGCGTTGCCACTGTCCGGCTACGCGCCGCCCCTGGCTAGCCACGCGTGCGCCATCCACCATCCGGCAGCCGCACCATCCCCCGTCCGGCAGCCGCGCGCCCGCCGAGGCCGCATCTGCCCCTGCTCGGTCGTGCCCCTCCCCACCTCGGCAGTCATGGTTGGCCCCGGTCGCACCTCTCCCGCCTTAGCAGCCGTCGCCGGCACCGGTCACGCCCATCCCGTTGCCGCGCCCCGGAGCCGGCACCAGCCCCACGCGCCTCTTCTCCGCCCACGTGTGCGCGAGGGCCAGCGCCGTCACGAGCACATCCCATGGGTCGTGCGCGGGAGCCGCCCCCTCTCCGGCCGGCCTGCACTCGTTGCCAGCCATGCAAACGCCGCCCGCCCGGCCCCGCGCTCCTCGGCCTGCAAGCGGGATGTGCTGAGCCAAACTGTAGgaaggggaggaagaggatgaagaaCTGACATGCGGTCCCTAAGTGGCAGTGAGAGATAGAGGGGAGACTGGAGCTGTACCAAACACTTTTTGGATCCCAGATCCACGGTGGAACTGCTCCACGGTGGATTCAGGTGAATCCCAGATCTAGATTCACTTTTTGCAACGGTGGAGCTTTACCCAACAGGCTCTTAATCTATACTCATTTACAGTTGCAGGGACTGTTTGGATCTAAGGATTTTGGAGGAAACGTGTTCAAGAGGAAATGAAAGCAGCCACTATGTTTGGAACAAAGGACCATTTCCTACTGTTCCAAAGGAAAAGCAACTATATACACGCAAAAATACAGAAATGAAAAAAATCAACTCCGGCCCAAGGGAAggcatcttgctcactctctttgctCTCTTCTCTCCTGGTCATGTCTTCCTCCATCCTGCCATGGCCAAGCCCTAGAAGAAATTAGTGCGAGAGATGAATCTGCGACAAGAAAGCTCATCTAGGGGACAAAAAATCAACTCAACTCCTTCACTACTGGAACAATGTTTTGGTGTTCCTCAATTTGGACGGGATGATTGAAGAAAAAGGTAATCGATATAATAGCAAATCAATTTTCCCTTTGGATGGAATTTTGTTCATTATCCAATTCATAGTTGGAAATTTTAATTTGAATATGAAATATGTTTTTTTTGCGACAATATGaaatatggttctttattgtccTTGTTACAATCTGCGACCttattttctttttctatatGGATCATGTTGTCTTAGAGGAATAGCCATGGGGAGGTGAGTGCCATCAATAGCACCAAAATACATTTTTGCATATCTATATATTTTATAAAGCCAATTCTCACTATAAgttctatctcaacatgcaaggcATTTACATCAGCTTTCACTAATATTCATGTCATACCATTAACTTCCAACCTCTTAATGCAAACTATCATTGTCATCTCCACTTAATTTCATTCCACTTTCTTCGCAATCCTCACAGCAACGCGCGGGTATCTTCTAGTATCCATCTATGATTAATATCAACACCATGATAAAATTAATATTGCCATTGATACAAATAAAAAATACATGGAAGTATGGAACAAATTTAAGTTGTCTTAAGACACGATGTTGCTGTAGAGAATGTAGTTGTATATAGTAGCATGTGAGTTGTGTAAGAGCATTGTGCATTGCTCTGTAACGATGGCTAATTGTTCCTCCACTATGCAAAAATTGATCTTTGCAATGTTCGGTTGCTTGCATTCTTTGATATTGCATAAAGGAATATGCCTATGCTCTTCCAAAGATACCTTTGAATCAGCAGCAGTGGTGAAGTCAGGGATGGGCTGGAGGGGGCTCGGGCCTGAGCCCCCTTAACTTTGATGTTTTTTCATTGCACACCTTAATAATCTAGCTAATCTACCTCGTAATTGAAGAGTAAATGGGCCCCCTATTGACATTTGTCCCCATAAACCTAAGTTCTGGCATATGGAATTGCCATTTGCATAGGGCCTCATGTCTTGCTAGAGTTTCATGAATAAATGTGGCTCCATTTCGGATAGAATTGTGTATTGCTTTCTTTTCGGGTGATTGAGATGAGCTGCCTTCTTTCAATGTTGGGTGGACAAGGAAAATGAAGTTATCTTCATTTTTGTGATCATCGGCAATAGTTTGGGTCCATAGAAAGAAAAGCACCAGCTATCAGAAAATATGGTTGCTAGCACATGGATGGATGATGTGTATTTGTATTGTGCATGTAAGGTCCGAAGAATGAGCATGTATTTGTATTGTGCAGAACTACTTGCCTTGAGCATATGCAGCAACGGCTAGAAAGAGGCAAGCAAGCAACGGCAAGTGTAGTGTACAAGCTGATCTCGCAATCAATCAAGCAACGGCTAGAAAAAGAGGCAGGCACTACTTTGTCCATGGAAGGAAAACATGCCAAGATTTAAAGGTTTCCTGCAATCCAACCAACCCAAGGTAGCGGTGAACATGCAAAgtcaaaaataaaaagaaaaaaaactagaTGCACAGTTCATCCCAACCGGATGAAGCAATGACAATTATTGTCGCATACTTTCCTGTTTGGCTCACAAATTCTTTCGATATATCCACGTGACAACTGATGGATGCCAATATGCCACGACCTAGAAGGAAATGCATATTCTCGAGTGCTAGAGGCGGCCGCAGTCATAGTTCGCATGCCTAAGGCCCTCCACAATGTGGAAGTAGAGCCAGCAAAAAAAAGGGGCCCACAACCAAAACCAGGAACGCTCCTCGAGTGTTACAATGTAGACAACAGCTAGCATCACCgatggtgggacccgcatgatagATAAAAAAATTACTCAGAAGCCAGTAGCCATGCAACTGGTACTCGGCTGGGCACTGCGTGAGCACAAAAGTACGAAATGAAATCGTTTTATATTCACTGGGCATCAGCTGGGAGCGACGCAAGTTCTTGCTCCGCTCTTTGTTTTTCTGGCACCACTACAAGTTGGAATCGATTGCTGCAATGGGAAGAGCGGATCCCAGTTTTTCTCTCTCCAAAATAAGCATCACTCAAGCCCCCTACGCTGTGGAGGGCCTAAGCGACCTGGTGCCCAGTAGTGCCAGAACAGCCACGCAGGCAAGCTGCGTCACCAGCGACTTGGCGCTCAGTAGCGTCCCCGTGACAAAGCTCTCCAGAGACAGCAATGCCACCCTCGGCCTCCTCTCTCGGACGCACTCCTGAATCGCAACACTGTAGCCGCCGCTGGCGGCTCGTGATAGCGACCGGGCGAGCACGACGGCGTCCTCGAGCGCCAATGAGCCGCCCTGGCCGATGGACGCGTGCATCGCATCCCCAGCGACCGTCACGACGCCCTTGTGGAAGGTGCCGAACGCGACCTGCCATGGAGGCCGGTACCTGATGCTGTTCACGACGTTCAGGGACTCCGGATCGGAGTTCCGCACCATCTCGATGATCTCAGAAGGGCAATCCAGAGCTCGTAGCTTCTCTAGCATGGAATCCTTCGTGGCCCTCACATCTTTAGTGATAATTCCTGGATGGCATCATTGTAGTAAGCGCTTAGATTCAGCTAGCAGTTTGTATTGTACTAGTTCCATAAATCATAAACATATATACCTGTTGGAGGAATAGGCCTGACTAGGTAGAAATAAACTAGATTCTGAGTTACCGGCACTATACCGACAAAGAACTCCTCTCTGCTTAATCGCAAAAACTCGGTCCCAAATGGACGCCCATGCGAATACCTAGTGAAACCATGAAGAGCCATGCCAGGCTTTGTTTTAGGCGCATACAGTCCTAGGTACTTGGCTGCCACCGAGTTTCCGCCATCACATCTAATCACAACCTGCACGTCGAGATCGATCAAAACACCGAGTTTCAGACAGAGAAATTAAATAAACAAAAAGAGAGGTATATTTGTAAATTGCACTCTTGAATTCGATAAGTACACCTTGGCCCTGATAGTGCAACCATCGACTGTAGTAAGAATGGCTCCATGGGTACGAGGATCTTGGTGGATCGCAACCACGTGGCAGCCGAAGGGGATTGCTCCGGCATGTATGTTCTTGGCCATTGTCATGATGAGATCCTTCCTTTTCAAGCATCGGAATTCCTTCCTAGCCAAATCAAGATGGGCCAACTTAATTAGAGCCTTTGTGTCATAGGAAGATAACTACGAGAACTTTGGCTATATACTTATGCTTTTTATTTTGAACACATTTTTATATGGAAATTACAAAAATATACCATAAGGGTAATAAGGTAATGGTTCATATCAACAACCCCCTTCAGACCCCTCAGGGGTGATGGCCTCACCAGTGTTTCGTGACGCTCCCCGTCGCCTGCTTGCCCCCGCCCCCATCACCATCGTCCTGCACTCGCGCCCCACCGCCATGGTTCTCACTGCTGAGTCTTTTCCCTCCCACGCCGACTCAATCGGTCACCTCGTTCAAAGACAAGTCGGTCACCTTGACATATGCAATGCCCATGTCGGCGCCAGAGCCGCGCACCACATCATACCGGAGCGCCACCGGCAAGGAATTGAACTCAGACGCCACCACCATGTGTCTCCATGCATCTCCAAGGGACTCGCGAGCCATGCATGGTAGCCAACCAGTGGAGGCGGATCCTGTCACCAGGCGCCGGCGTCCTGATGACCACGCTGCCTGTGGGGATGAACGAATGGAACCTAGGCTACTCAAGTTATTATTATCCTTGTATTATGAATTTACTAATTTATCCTTAGTTAAATAATAAGAAATATAGAAAATGATGGTACTAAACTACTAATCCCACCAATTTAGCATGCATTTGGTACCTCCCAGAACTTTTCTTTTGGTGCCTCTATTCTGGCCACTCAATCTCTCCTCATCATCAGTCCTTATTTTTCCACCCACAATAAAATTCCTCAAATAAATATACCATATCGTCCAGTCATCATAAAGAGAGCCAAAGATGATGAACAAATCAGAGGACTAGTACCACAACTGGTAGAGGGTGGACTATCTATCCTTTAGTATGCAGATGACACGATTCTTTTTATGGAACATGATCTGGAACAAGCTCGTAACATGAAACTTTTGCTTTGTGCATTTGAGCAAGTGTCAGGTCTCAAAATTAGCTTTCATAAAAGCGAGTTGTTTTGCTTTGGTAATGCCCAAGAGGGGATCGGgccaatataaggagatttttaGCTGCAAAGCTGGTGAATTCCCAGTCAACTATTTGGATATCCTAGTTCACTACAAGAAATTAAGGAATTCAAACTAGAGAAATGTGGAGGAGCGATTCGAGAATCGGCTAGGCAGCTTGAAAGGCAAGCATCTCTCTATTAGAGGCCCCTTGACACTAATAAATTCAGTGTCATCAGCCTTCCAATGTATATGTTGTCCTTTGAGATACCTCGGGGAGTTTTGAAAAAGCTAAACTATTTTCGCTCTAGATTTTATTGACAAGGCGATGAACAAAAGAAAAAATATCATCTTGCCAAGTGGAGTGTGCTATGTCAACCAAAAGATCAAGGAGGTCTTGGCATATATGATTTGGGTATCAAGGACACAACTTAGCAAATGGTTGTTTAAGCTACTTACGTCATATGGCACTGTTGGATTTAGGCCCATGTTTGGCCTAATCTGAAAAATTCCAAAGCATGCATAACCTATAGTTccatattgctaattcaaggagaggttgccttgcttaaatatgggagtctcctctctatgcaaaataggtgaaaataAGAGAGAAGGAGACTGTTGCTACACGCACGCGCAGCTCGCGCACATTTTTTTTTACGTGTACAGCAGGCTATTATTTgtgcagtttctattttttatgctgagcgtaatggcgcttcaatgtgattgaaactgccGTTTTAAACAGTAATAAGGTGTGTCGGTTTTTGCTATTTGATTGCAGCATTTTCTGTAATTAAATTGGACAGTTTTTACTGCTTGATGAGGGgaattgatgcactatgaaggcCTATAAAATTAGGAGACGTCCTGGTTGAAGGGCACGCATTCATACGCTCACCTTCCCACTCGTTGTGCTGAGCTTCTCACTGCTGCGCCTCGTCGACCTTTGAGTTCGGCGTGTACCGGACTTGAAGAGAGCGGGATCTTCGAAACCACTGCCGCGAGACTCCTGCACGGGGCGacaatcaggtttttgggcagcgtctacacgcgaccgcttggtgatctgcaacatctacttcaacacgttCGACTACGTTCTGCGCGGGATCATTAGGTAATTTCCTTGCGCAATCTTGTTCTAGTCAGTATGTTGCCTGCTTACTTGTGTTATATGCTTGCATCTTTttttatctatgagtttttcctccaaACAAAATCTGGAATGTATTTTAGGCACATATTTCCAACATTCCAAAAACCTGATTGTGCCTATTTCTATGATCTAGCAATGGCAAATAATGCATCTGATGCCATGAAACCTGAGAGGTTTGGAGGTGAGAACTTCCGCAGATGGCAGACAAGGGCCAAGTTTTGGCTCATGTCATTGGGGCTGTGGTGGGTGATATACCCTGTGTTTCCCATCACAGAGGAACAAACCATGCAGTTTGAGAATGCGAATAACACCGCATTGGGCTGCATCCTCACCATTTTGGCGGATCAACTCTATGATGTGTATATGAATTACTCATCGGCCACTATGCTGTGGGAGGATTTGGAGCAAAAATATGCAGAAGCTGAAGTCGGTCGCTGGCTGTATGTATGCAAAAAGTTCTTTGATTTCAGCATGGACAGTGCTAAATCATTTGTAACTCAAGCACACGACCTCCAGCTTCTGGTTGGCGAGATTGCACATTTGGGATGTGCTTTACCTCCAAAGTTTGTTGCAGCAGCGATTGTTGCTAAACTTCCTGCAGAGTGGCGTGATTTTGCTACAGCTCTGAAGCAGAAAAGAGAAGAGATTTCTATTGAAGATCTCATTGCAGCTCTTGATGTGGAAGAGAAGGCAAGGGCAAAAGATGTGCAGGTGAAGAACGTGCAGAACAGTGCCAATTTTGTTCAAAACAAGAAACAATTTAACAAGAAGAAGGGTCCCAAGGCGAATAAGGTTACTAGctttaaaaagaagaaaacagagaagaaGGATCTGAAGAATCTCACCTGTTTTGTGTGCGGTAATCCTGGTCACTTTGCCAAGGATTGTCCTGACCGCAAGGACAGGACAACTGAACTGAGCAAAAAGTTCACTAATGTGACCATTGGCGAGGCCTCGACTTCAGGAGGGTACAGTAAATCTCCTGTTGTTTATTCTACATTTCAGTCTATCGACTGGTGGGTTGATACTGGTGCAAATGTTCACGTGTGTTCTGATGCTTCCTTGTTTTCTTCATATCAGGCAGCAGGGACTTCCAGCGTCCTAATGGGAAATGGAACGCGTGCTTCtattcttggtgttggtacggtagATCTGAAGCTCACTTCAGGGAAAACCATCCAATTGAAGAATATCCAGCACACACCTGCGATAAACAAGAACCTGCTGAGTGGGTCTCTCCTGTGTAGGAGTGGTTATAAGCTAGTATTCGAGTCGAATAAAGTTGTAGTGTCTAAATTTGGGGCTTTTATAGGAAAAGGCTATGACAACGGAGGCTTGTTCCACCTAAGTACTATGGATTCTTGTTATAGTTTGAATATTACTACTGGTTTCAATAAAAATTCTGCTGATGTATGGCATTCGAGGTTCTGTCATGTTGGTTTTGATACAATTGCTAGAATGTCCAGATCTGAGTTAATTCCTAAATGTGATATAGTCAAGAATTCTAAGTGCCAAACTTGTGTGCAAGCAAAACAATCTCGAAAACCTTTTAAGGCATTAGAGTCTGAGAAGAATCTGGCACCACTAGATTTGATCCATTCCGATTTATGTGAGATGAATGGTGTTTTGACTAAAGGAGGAAAAATGTATTTTCTTACTTTTATTGATGATGCAACACGTTACTGTTATGTTTACTTGCTGAAGTCTAAGGATGAAGCGCTGAACTATTTTAGAATATATAAGGCAGAGGTTGAGAACCAGTTAGAAAAGAAGATTAAGAGACTTAGAGATGATTGGGGAGGAGAGTATATCTCTAAGGATTTTTCTAATTTCTGTTCTGAGCATGGGATTATCCATGAATTTACACCACCCTATTCACCACAATCAAATGGTGTAGCTGAGAGGAAAAACCAGTCACTTACAGATTTGGTGAACGCCTTATTAGAGAGTGCCGGTATGCCAAAGATGTGGTGGGGGAAGCAATCTTGACTGTAAATTTTGTGCTCAATAGAGTTATCACTAAGAGAAGTGACATAACTCCATACGAGGCATGGAGGGGCAGAAAACCCAATGTCAACTTTCTGCGAACGTGGGGATGTTTGGCGAAAGTCAACGTTCCAGAGCCAAAGAAAAGGAAACTTGGACCGAAAACAGTCGATTGCATTTTTATAGGATACGCTCAGAATAGTCCTGCCTATAGATTCTTGGTAGTTAAATCCGATACTCCAGAGATTATAGTAGATACAATAATGGAGTCTAAGGATGTTACTTTCTTTGAGGATATCTTTCCTACAAGACCGAGTAGCAGTACTTTAGAAAATCTGGATGCAGCCATTCCTAACTCTGAACAAGTTGAGAACATACCTCTGCGAGAGAATAATGAGGAGGATAACAATTTAGACATCACTCCGCACAGGAGTAAGAGACAAAAGGTTCAGAAATCTTTTGGAGATGACTTTATTGTATACCTTGTGGATGATGTGCCTACGACTCTGGCTGATGCTTATGCGTCTTCGGATGCTGACTATTGGAAAGAGGCAGTCCGTAGCGAGATGGACTCCATCATGACAAATGAGACTTGGGAAATCACTGAACGTCCTGTTGGGTGCAAACCTATTGGATGTAAgtggattttcaagaaaaagatGAGACCAGATGGCACGATTGAAAAATATAAAGCGAGGCTTGTGGCCAAAGGCTTTGCCCAGAAAGAAGGTGAAGATTATTTTGACACCTATTCACCTGTGGCTAGGTTAACCACCATTAGGGTGCTCATTGCATTAGCTGCTTCCTATGGTCTACAcattcatcaaatggatgtaaagacagc encodes:
- the LOC136470097 gene encoding monooxygenase 1-like codes for the protein MVVASEFNSLPVALRYDVVRGSGADMGIAYVKVTDLSLNEALIKLAHLDLARKEFRCLKRKDLIMTMAKNIHAGAIPFGCHVVAIHQDPRTHGAILTTVDGCTIRAKVVIRCDGGNSVAAKYLGLYAPKTKPGMALHGFTRYSHGRPFGTEFLRLSREEFFVGIVPVTQNLVYFYLVRPIPPTGIITKDVRATKDSMLEKLRALDCPSEIIEMVRNSDPESLNVVNSIRYRPPWQVAFGTFHKGVVTVAGDAMHASIGQGGSLALEDAVVLARSLSRAASGGYSVAIQECVRERRPRVALLSLESFVTGTLLSAKSLVTQLACVAVLALLGTRSLRHANYDCGRL